Genomic segment of Leptospira perdikensis:
CTATCACGGCCCATATAAGGATTTACAGTGAGCGCATCTACCCCCAAGGTCTTGAAAAAATACTTAGCATACTCTTTAGAAGTATTGGCAAGATCCCCTCGTTTGGCATCCATCACAATGGGCACTTGTGGCGAAACTTCCTTCATCACTCGGACCATATGTTCCAAAGCAAAATATCCTTCCGCACCTAACCGTTCAAAAAAGGCAACGTTCGGTTTCCAAGAGGTTGCATAAGGATGAGTGTAACGAATGATGGTTTCTGCAAAATGAACAAGTGGAGCCTTAGACTCCAAACTAACTTTGGGTAATTTTTCTAATTCAGGATCAAGACCGATACAAAGCAGAGACTTAAGTGTATCTCGTCTAGTGTCAAATTTTTGAATGAAGTTGGATGAATGGTTCACTTAGGTTCCTTAATTTGGATCTTTTGTTTTCTTTTGTCTAATTCCATATCAATGTCTCTTTTTTTGTAACGACCGTAAATATGGCCCGGGATCACAGCAACAGCGGTGATGGGATTGGCCACCACATCTCCAATAGCGCCTCCCACATAAGTAGAATAAGCCGGTGTGAGCAGTTCATAAGAAGATTCTAACTGTTCTCTATCATTTTTTTCTGCAAAATAATTTAAGGCATCATCAGAGGCTCTTGCTTCATGATAGAGTGCACCAACCACAGGGATGGCATATACGGCGGCATATAAAGTTCTTTTTTCTCTTTGGGCAAAGTCTTTGGCATGCCCTCCTTCGTGGATGACAACAGGAGGTAAGTCAGAATACACATTGATTGTGTTGGTAAAAGAATTGTAGTGATCCCCTCCTATAGTTCCTGCAAATAAACGACCAGGAAGAAAAGTATACGCGAGTAAAGAAATGGACCCAAAGAAATACCGAACCACAGGATTGATATTTTTGTTTTTAGGCAGACGTTTCCATTCAGAAATCGGAGCATATTGGTTGAAACGTACTTTCACATCTCGTAAATTGTTTTCTTTGATATAACGAATCAGATATTCCTTTGTTTCTTTTGAAATATGATGGTTGTCCGCTTTTAAATTAAGGAGGACTAATTTAGAAGGAAGAGAAAAAATCCAATTTCCAGTTTGGTCCAAAATCCAAATTGGTTCTCCTTCTTCAAATTGTGGATCGTCTTCGGTAAATTCGGGACTCGGAAGGTATGGATTCCCGTAGTTGTATGGTTTTTCTAATGAATAACAGTTTATGAAATAAAAACCAATCCAGATGAATAGGAGAATGACACGAAATTTCATAAACTCTCTAAAATCTCTTTCAGTTTTGGATCCACTGGTTCTTGTTTTGTTGGTGTTTGTTTCTGTTTTATAGGTGCAGACTCCGGCTGAGGAGATTCATCTACCGGTGAACTTCCGTTATACCCGGACAAAACTTCCAACTTTGCAAAAAATTCCGACAAAGAATTTCTTCCCAATTGGTTCAATTGGTCTTCTCGATTCCCCCGAAATCCATTATATGGAACATACCATAACAATGGTATCACGGTTAGAATACTTCCGGTTAAATAACAATTGGTCACACGAGAATCAATTTCATCATAATAAGAAAATACTTCTTCTGTAGAACTACCAATTTGAATTCGTACCTTCAGACGAACGAAACTTAAATTTTTAGAACACTTATCAAGGGAAACCAATTGGAATTCATCAACTAAAATCTTCCCTCCTCTATCGAGTAACAAAGGATAACGATTCCCACGCATAGAAAGTTCTTTTCTTATCAAATAGGACAAAGGACCATATTCATTGGGAAGTCCTTCGGGACTTGAAAAATATCCATCATAAATCCCCATCTTCATTCGGTTCTCTTCTTTGACTTTGATCTCAATATGATCCATTTTTTTGACAAATTCAAATGCAGTTTCATTCGGGAAAGGACGATACACCCGAAGGGAAATCCCACAACCCATTCCCAACAAAGAAACAAAAACCAATAACAGAGAATGAAAACAAATTTTAAAAAACATAAGTATATCCAAAGTATAAATTCTGAATTAGATAACTTCGAGAAAGGCGTTTGTCCCGACCATCTGCCTCATAATAAGCAGAACTCAAATAAAAATCTCTCACTCCCGAATGAAAAGAATCCTGATTTAAGGCCCGAATCCCTGGCACATAAGATTCGTTAGCTCTCCATATATATTGGATGACTTGTAAACCCAAGTGAAATTTATGGTGGTCAAACGGTTGCCAATTGAATTGTCCGACTAGATCAAGTCCAACAATGGTTGTTTGCACTGGTTTTTCTGAAAATACAGAATAGGCTTCTTCACCCAAAACCATACCTTCCGCAAATCTTGGTACACCGCCAGTTTGGGTAAAAATATCCCTTCTGTATTGAAGTCGACCAAGAGGAGTAAAAAACAAATCTCCTCCTAATTCATATGAAAACCCGTCTTCCAATTTATGATAAAATTTGAATCCTGTACTTGGAGCAAGATATCGCATTGAATCTCGCATAACTCCCGTTTGCCTCATCGTCTGGGAGGAAAAAACGGAATTTGTGTGAAAAGATCCGGCTCGGATTCCAAAATCCCAACTATAACCAATATTTTTAGAAAACTCTTCATAAATTTTAACAACTAATTTATGCTCTGCGCTATACAGACGATCCGAATGGTATGCAGACTGCGTTTCACCCAAAAATCCTATAGAAAGGAAATCATTTGTTGTTTGAAACTGAAAGTAAACATATTCCAATCCCCATTTTGCAGATTTATGTTTGTATGCCACTCGAGGCGATAAAGAACCAGAAGCTCGATTCGAATTCTCTAAATCGTAGGAATAAGGAAGAGTTCGAATGTTTTGGTATCCAATGGGGGATCGAGGATAATACGGTGTGCCTGCCTGGAAAGCCACACGGCCATTATCAAGTGCCCAGTCATTACCTGGAGAAAAAACCCCAAACTGAGTTAAGCCCCGAAACCCGACCTCCCAAGTTCCTTGGTTGAATTCCAAAGAACCTTGGTTGGTTGCTGGGATGTTTTTTGTGGGTGAAACATATTGTTCTTGAGTGTTTCGATCACGAAATTGATCAGAACGAATTTTTTTGACTTTGTTACGGATTTCTTCTGATTTTTTTGGATACCCACGTTCCTCATAAGATTCCGCTTCTAATTCCAACTGTGTTGCTTTTGTTTCTTCTGCCCACAATGAATGGGTAGTTGTCAGAAAAGATAAGAACAGTAGGAAAAAGAATACGAGAATCTGTTTCACAAAGAATCTATCCTTTTCGTTTGATATAAGCTTTTGCAAATTCAGGAAGTACAAAAGCAGCTTTGTGAATTTCAGGACTATAGTATTTGAGTCCTTTAGGAACTCGTTTAGGATCTGGTGTCACAGAATAAGGATCTATCGCATTGGATAAAAAAGTAAACCCAATGATTCCAGAAGGATAGGTAGGAATCGTTGTGTAATAGTATCCATACTCAGGAAAAATTTTGGGAATGAAATTGAATAGAGAAGAAATCACATCTCCATGATACCAAAAAGATTCCGCTTGAGTCGCAATGATTCCTGTTGGTTTCAATGCACTTGCCATATCCCGAAAAAATGGTTCTTTAAATAGGACTTCTGCTGGGCCTACTGGATCACTAGAATCGACTAGAATCACATCAAAACGGCCTTGGTTTTCACGAGCAAATTTGGCACCATCATCATAATAATGAATGACCTTTGGATCTTTCATCGCATCAGCACATTCAGGAAAATATTTATAACTAATATCTACAACGGCTTTGTCAATCTCGCATAACACAACTTCTTTGACAGAAGGGTGTTTTAATACTTCGCGAACCGTTCCACCGTCTCCCCCACCAATCACAAGTACCGATTCTGGATTTGGGTGACTCATCATGGGGATGTGGGCTATCATTTCATGATATGAATGTTCGTCTTTGTTAGTAACCATTGTTACACCATCAAGTGTAAACATGCGGCCAAAGGATTGTGTTTCAAAAATATCGATTTTTTGGAACGGAGATTGTAGGCTTTCGATTGTTTTTGTTACCCGGTAACTGACAGCGCGCCCTTTTTCTAATTCCAATTTTTCGGTATACCAAATCTCCATTGATTTCTCCTAAGGTTTCTCTCTTTGAACCAGATTTGATTTGGGAAGAAGAAGGTGTAGTTTTTTTTAAAGTTTCTTGGTTTGGGGAAGATTAAAAATTCAACTTGGCGAGAACTGGGTGTTTCAGTTCCATTGCCTTGTATGCAGAAATATTCCCGTGTTTTTTACCTGCTTGGTTTTTTATCCATGCCACTATTCATTTTATTACTGGTTTATGGTTATATCAAAATCAACGAAATGGCGAGTGAAGAAATCCATTGGGGTCATAACAAATCCTTCGCTTTTGGACAGGCTTCCCGCGAAGGAAAACTCATTCTCCTGGCAGTGACCAAATCTCGTTGTGAGATGCTCCAAGGCCTTGAATGCGGCGAAGGCAAACCAGATCTCGGTGCTTATGTTTTACTGAACTACACTCCGAGAGACCAAGAATTCCAAACTTTGATTTTGGATGACCGGTTTGGTTCCTTAAAAACAGATCCCATTCCCCAATACTTCCTACTCAATTCTTCTGGGGAAATCCGTCATATGTCAACGCAGCTTCCCAGTGTAGAAGAGATGCAAAAACTCCCTAAAAAAGAATGATCTTTTTTAAATCCTAACCAAAATTCTCTTGCAAGTTCCTTTTCGAAACCATACCCTATGGGGTATAGACTTGCGGAGGATTTATGTTAGGACTCACTGTTCACAGAAAAAAAAATTTTGAAGATACCATCACCGACACAACCGAAGCCCTAAAAAAAGAAGGTTTTGGTGTTTTAACTACAATCGACGTCAAACACACACTCAAAGAAAAGATAGGAGTCGATTTCAAAAGATACACCATTCTTGGAGCATGTAACCCAAGTTTTGCGCACAAAGCCCTACAAACCGCCGACGAAATCGGACTATTACTCCCCTGCAATGTGGTTGTCACCGAAGAAAAAAATGGGGAAACCAAAGTATCCATCTTCGACCCAATGACCATGACAAAACTCGTCCAAAACCCAGAACTAGAAAAGATTGCTAAAGAAGTACAAGAAAAATTAATTCAAGTCATCCACCATTTACACGAATGAATTAGATTTTAATCATTGGGGCGCCTCGCCAATGGCTTGGAGTCCCCACATTCTATCCATTAGGCGATCCCGCTTTTCGCTCCAATCTTTCTGGAAGGCCTTTTTGTATCCAACAGGGTTCTCGAACCAGAAAGGATTTCCGCTACAATCGGTGGCGCTTTGGGGACTGATCCTAAAAAAAATTAGTATGTATTTGTTTCTTTCTCCTTCTTTGTTTGAGACGGTAAGAAAGTTTTTTCATTATCATCTGATAATGAAAACTGATAAATATCTTTCATCAGTTCCAATCGTTTTGTTAATGTTAAATTACAAACATTCATTTTGAAAAAAAGATTTGGTTCATCAAACCTGTACATACTTTCCCACTTAGTTTCGTAAATTCTTGTCCACTGGTCTTCAAATTTTTCTGATCTTAATACCAGATACAAAATGCATTGATCTTCCTTTCCCAATGGATAGTTTAAATACAAAGTCCCAAATGAATCTTTCGGAACAGACTGGGCACTCAGAGAAAATCCAAAAACAGTGAACTCTCTATTTAATTTTTCTTCGCTGATGAGAACTCTGTTCCTTCCCCATCCATAAATAATAGTGATATAAAGAATAAAACTAGAGAAAAAAATGAAAACAGTTCCCCAGAGAATCTGTGAGTAAGAAGGGAATTTTTTTGCCGGTGCTAATCTAAAAAAATAGTAAACCAAACAAAGCCCATAAAGAAATACAACCGTAGAACCTAAAAGATAAAGTACACTCGGATCAGGCACCCAGTCCCATTCTGGTTGGATTTCCTTTCTCGAAATACCAAGACCGAATTTCCTTTGTTTCGATTTTTCCAGAAGAATCCTAGAAGGAATTTCGGCAATATGATTCAATACTGGGAGACCAAGTAAACTCACTAGTGATTTTAAATTTTGTTTTTGGTTTGTTGGCTCAAGTGACCCAAGTTCTAATTCAAAACCATAAGAAGTCAGTAGGCTTATGTGTTGGATTTTTGGATCCGGTTTTGGTTTGGATGTATCTACATCCTCCTCTTCCAGAAAAGCTGAGTCCGGTAATAAAAGTAAAAACTGAAACTCCGAAAAAGGAATTTTGAATTTTGTGGATTCTTTTGTTACCGTGATTTCCCGAGAAACCCCATCGAGTAGAATCGAAGTTTTTTCTGTTCCGAGAGGTGTGAATAAACCTACAACAAACCAAAAAATCCCACTCACTAACATCATAAAGGGATGGTTGAATGTGGGGTCTTCTACAGGTTTTTTTTTCAGAAAGCTTGGGAGACTAAATAGTATGAATACAGAACCAACCAAAAGGATAAAGACCTTGGCTGCGATCCAAACAAAAGAAAGGCCCCCATCTTCCATCTGAATCCCATTGTTTAAAATGACTAAGTTCATAATTTTTTAATCCCCACTATAGCCACCAAACTTTCTGGCCGGATTTCTTGTTTCATACAAAATTTTCCAACCAGAAAGGATTTCTGCTATCATTGAGGTGTATGAGATTTGTTTTTTTACTAATCGATCATCCTATTTGGATTTCTCCATCACTTACAAAAACCAGGAAGACTTTTTGTTGGATTCGGAAGTCTCGCATAACAAACAGTAACTCCTTCGGTGGTCATCCCAAAAAGATTCAGTTTAGGTCCACCCACCGGATATTGAGCCGTTGACCCAGGGCCTTCTTGCCATTCGATGCGATAATTTCCTTCTGGTTGGCCTTTGCTCATCTGTCCTTTGACAACACTACTTGTTTTTTTATAACAGGATTTAATCTCCCGATTGTTACTAATGACAAGCCAAGCCACGGGACTGGGAGAAGGATTTTTAACACAATCTGAAGTGAGAACCCAACTCCCTTCTAAAATGGTCTTAGTGTCTTCAGCTCCCGCTTTTTCTCCTGACTGGCACTGGAATACGAGTGCAGAAACCGCGAACGCAAATACAAAAGTAATTTTCTTCAAAACAGGCTCCTTGGCGGAAATTGATTATGATTTCCACAAAGAGACATTAGAGATCAAAAAATAAAGAATCTGTCAAACTTTATTACAAATATTTGAAGGTTATTTTGAAATTTCCAAACAAGGGGTTTGCGGTATTTTTCTTACCCTATTTATCTCTAAAAAATCACAAAACAGAAAATAGTTGGCACCTAACGGAGAATGATTCCGCTAAGGAATATTTTATTTTTTGTCTATTTTTTTATTGAAGCTTCTAGAGAGAATGTACCAATTTGACAACTCGGATAAACCCAAGTATTTTCCGTTAGGCGGAAATGCTGAAGTCATGCCATCATTATTACAAAAGGACCCTATATGAATCAAAAAATCTACGGAACCATCCTTCTCTACCTAATGGTGATTACAAATGTCCAAGCGGCTGACCCCATTAAGTTAGAAATTTTTGATGAAGAAGAATACCAAATCGTATTTACCGATTCTAATGAGACCAATTCGATTCGGGAATACTTACGAAAGGTGGATCAATTAGAAAAATGGGATCGAATGATCACCAAATTTGAATGGAAAAACGTTCAGAAAATCAAAGAGATTCTACCCACTTATACAGCAAAGGTGATCACTCCCAATTCGATCAGAACACCAAATGTATTTCAGAATACTCATTCCTCACAAAAAGAAGATTATATATTCGAATTTTTTCTATCTCCCGGAACAGGAGGATATATTGAATACAATTTGCATCGAATGATCACAACAAATGAGGATAAAGTTTTATCTTTTATTTTTGCCATTAAAATCCCAATGACCGGAACCAAGGAAGTAGATCAAGAAACTGTCAGAAAGATTTTAGAACCGAACAGAACCAAATGGATTGCAGAAATAAAAGAAGTTAAAATAAACTAAATTTTAATCGGTTTAACATAAGAAGACCAACAAGAAGTATGGCTCCAAAACTGAATCAATTAATACCAATGATATACACTACTGACTTGCAAGGTACAGTGGACTTTTATGTGAAATCACTAGGATTTGTTTGTTTAACAAACAAAAAGGATTTGGGTTGGGCGAAAGTGCAACTGGATAACGCAGGCCTAATGATCAGTAAACCAAATGACCACATACCCTTTGAAAAACCAACTTTCACGGGTTCCTTCTACTTCCATACAGATAATGTAGACAACATCTGGAACCGAGTTAAAGACAAATTGAAAGTATGTTATCCCATTGAAAACTTTGAATATGGAATGAGAGAATTTGCAGTTTACGACAACAACGGTTATTTACTACAATTTGGACAAACCATAATTCTAGCTGCAAACTAGACAACTCTGTCGGTCCTACGTCGAACCTACCTCTTCCGCTTTACCACCCTCTGCTTTTTTTCGAAATACTTCCAATATTGCACAAAACAAAATCACACCACCACCTAACCACAACCTTTCGGGAGGTACTTCGCCGAGAAAATACCAGGCCGCCAAACTTCCGTAAATGGGGCTAAGAGTAGACAAAGTTCCCGCCGTGGTCACAGATAAGTTAGATAAACTACGAATCCAAATCGTATGGGCAAGTGAGGTAAAAATCCCAGCAAGTACAACTTGAAACAAAAGATATTTTGGTTCCGCTAACATTACAAAAAGGCCATCCGCAAAGGGAAGAAGAACTACAGATGTTGCAAGCAGTTGGGTGAAAAGAATTTGGGCACTGGGATAGTGAACATGCATTTCTTTGGTAAGTTGATTACGAATCGCATACAACACGGCCGAAACCACACCCCAAACCACTCCTTGGAACATTTGGTTGTTCCAGGAAAGATCCGGCACAATGAGAAACAGTCCAAAAAAGGAAAAAAGAGCCAAAAAGAAAGCAAACGGTTCAGGGCGCTTTCCACCAAACAATGGTTCCAAGAGAGCAGAAAACACAGGATAAGTGAAAAGAGACAACATCCCTACAGCAACCGTGGAAACTTGGATGGAGTGAAAGTATGTCACCCAGTGCAGGGCAAAAAGAATCCCAATTCCAAATACAAACAAAAAGTCTTTAAAACTTCGGTAGGATACAGACTTCCCACGAAGCCAGAAAAAAAGTCCGAGTAAAATGACAGAAAATAAGGCCCGACCAGAAATGATCGTAACGGCAGGAAAGGGAAGGAGTTTGGCAAACAAAGTGACGTTCCCCATGATGAGGACCGTCAAATTGAGTTCCAAGATCGACCGTAAAAAAGAGGGAGAAGAAGACTTCACTTCTTACTTAGGATTCGACCCCCAAAAATTTGGCGATGGATTTTCTGTCTTTTTCCAAACTATGTTTGTGAATTTCTTCAATTGCCTTTTCTACAATCGGAGAAACAAATAAGAGACTAGAAATCACATCCACATCGTAGGAACGTTTGGATTCGGCTCCATCCGCTTCGTATTTACTTTTACCTTTGATCACAAATACATTGTCTTTTCCTGGTGGGGAGATTTTGAATTCGTGAGTGTTCGTAGTAATGTCAAAAGTGGATTCTTCCAAAAGAGAAAGATCGTTCAATGCTGCCGAAAGTACGGCAGGCATAGATCCTTCCAAACTCACTTTGCGTTTTTGGCGAATGATATTCCCATCTTTGGTTTCTTCCAAAAGAGTTACATTTTTAAGATCAGGAAACTGATCTAGATGTTTATATCTTTCCTCTCTCGCATGTAGGAGTTTGTCGAGGGGAACGGAAAATGTATGAGTTACTTGGTATTTCACTATTTCTTCTTACCTTTTTTCTTAGCGGGTTTTGTTTTTGGTTTTGATACCGCTTTTTTTACGGCTTTTTTGGCTGCCTTTTTCACAGTTTTCTTCGCAGAAGGTTTGTTTGTTGGTTTGGCAGCTTTTTTAGCAGATGGTTTTGTTAAAGAAACCTTTGCTTTTGGCGCAGGTTTCGCCGCTTTTGGTTTTGCAGACACCTTGTTCGAAGGATTCACTTGTTCCATTAATTCTTCATCTTCCCAATAGAAAACTTGGTCTGCAGGGGTAGACTGTTCCATTGCCATAGCTTGAGCTTCTAGGAGAGAATTATTGGACTCGTTGAAGTTGGCTAATTTTTGGAATAATAAATTGATTTTAGGATCTTTGAATTTGTTTCGAATGGTAGCATAAAAATTACGAGCATCTTCCCCTTCTCTAATGGCAAGTTCCAATGCTTTTCTTTCGTCTGCTTTCACTTCTGCGTGTTTATTTCGGTCCAATCTGTCCATAACCTTTTGGATGGTTGACGAATGGAACTTTTCAATTTCAGAAAGTTGTTTTAAGTTAGGAAGTTCTTTTCCTTCTGCACCTTTATAAATTTCTTTAATGAATTTAATATGTTCATCACCATCTAACGCAAGTTGGCTGAACAGTTCTCGAATTTGACCTTCCGGTAAACTTTCGGAAAGTTTTAGATAAAAATTGAAACATTGAACTTCGTGTTCAATTGCGGCTGCAACTGCCTCGATAAAGGATGTTTTTTTTAGTGATTTCATAATCCCATTCCCCGGTTATTCAAAACCATAAATACGATACTCGCGAGTTTTATGTGAATCAAGTATTTTTCACTGATTGGACATCCAACTCTTCCGACTTTGTGGCAGAGTATATGAGGACTTGGGCAATGTAATAGGTGATCATAATTCCCATAGATGCAGTGAATCTGTCCATTTCTGGTTTTAGAAACATAGAATATGCTATAATGGAATCAGAAAGGATAAATACCAAGGCACCCAACAGTCCTAGATAAAAAGGTTTGGAAACCGAATTTCTCGCAGCAGCACGCCAACCCATTAG
This window contains:
- a CDS encoding DMT family transporter, which produces MTVLIMGNVTLFAKLLPFPAVTIISGRALFSVILLGLFFWLRGKSVSYRSFKDFLFVFGIGILFALHWVTYFHSIQVSTVAVGMLSLFTYPVFSALLEPLFGGKRPEPFAFFLALFSFFGLFLIVPDLSWNNQMFQGVVWGVVSAVLYAIRNQLTKEMHVHYPSAQILFTQLLATSVVLLPFADGLFVMLAEPKYLLFQVVLAGIFTSLAHTIWIRSLSNLSVTTAGTLSTLSPIYGSLAAWYFLGEVPPERLWLGGGVILFCAILEVFRKKAEGGKAEEVGST
- a CDS encoding DUF302 domain-containing protein, which produces MLGLTVHRKKNFEDTITDTTEALKKEGFGVLTTIDVKHTLKEKIGVDFKRYTILGACNPSFAHKALQTADEIGLLLPCNVVVTEEKNGETKVSIFDPMTMTKLVQNPELEKIAKEVQEKLIQVIHHLHE
- a CDS encoding DUF2505 family protein, whose translation is MKYQVTHTFSVPLDKLLHAREERYKHLDQFPDLKNVTLLEETKDGNIIRQKRKVSLEGSMPAVLSAALNDLSLLEESTFDITTNTHEFKISPPGKDNVFVIKGKSKYEADGAESKRSYDVDVISSLLFVSPIVEKAIEEIHKHSLEKDRKSIAKFLGVES
- a CDS encoding VOC family protein — its product is MAPKLNQLIPMIYTTDLQGTVDFYVKSLGFVCLTNKKDLGWAKVQLDNAGLMISKPNDHIPFEKPTFTGSFYFHTDNVDNIWNRVKDKLKVCYPIENFEYGMREFAVYDNNGYLLQFGQTIILAAN
- the speE gene encoding polyamine aminopropyltransferase, whose translation is MEIWYTEKLELEKGRAVSYRVTKTIESLQSPFQKIDIFETQSFGRMFTLDGVTMVTNKDEHSYHEMIAHIPMMSHPNPESVLVIGGGDGGTVREVLKHPSVKEVVLCEIDKAVVDISYKYFPECADAMKDPKVIHYYDDGAKFARENQGRFDVILVDSSDPVGPAEVLFKEPFFRDMASALKPTGIIATQAESFWYHGDVISSLFNFIPKIFPEYGYYYTTIPTYPSGIIGFTFLSNAIDPYSVTPDPKRVPKGLKYYSPEIHKAAFVLPEFAKAYIKRKG
- a CDS encoding ferritin-like domain-containing protein, with the protein product MKSLKKTSFIEAVAAAIEHEVQCFNFYLKLSESLPEGQIRELFSQLALDGDEHIKFIKEIYKGAEGKELPNLKQLSEIEKFHSSTIQKVMDRLDRNKHAEVKADERKALELAIREGEDARNFYATIRNKFKDPKINLLFQKLANFNESNNSLLEAQAMAMEQSTPADQVFYWEDEELMEQVNPSNKVSAKPKAAKPAPKAKVSLTKPSAKKAAKPTNKPSAKKTVKKAAKKAVKKAVSKPKTKPAKKKGKKK